taccttttaattttttttaagtgtcaTTGAGTAAAGTACAACAACCAAGATTGGTCTGTTTATAACAGGCACCGTTTATTTTATTCGACTCACTTTGGTCCCTTTTACCttccaaattaaataaatacattgtgcGAAAGCTCATAAGGTCACATTTCCACAGAAGTGAGGGCAGGAGCTGACATCAGACTTTCTTCTGAGGGAGAGCTGCTTTTACTAGTTCATATATGACACATGCAGTTCCTGAAAAGAGACATGAATGAGCAGCAATTAGAGTTTACTATGATTATTAACTGTGTTCGCTAAAGCACATTAAATATCAAATTATGCGGCTTGTACGAATATGAATTGCCATATATAGACATTACGGATGGGCATTTAAAACTTGAATTCATAGCACCCTAGCAAGCACACAATAATGTGGTAGGACCTAAGCAACGATGTATTGTAGCAATTACCCATAAGACCTTGTAGTAACATACCTAGCATTGTGAGACCCATAGTTGCACGATAAAGGACAGCATCGCCAACTCCTCCCTTCAGATGAACTGGCATCCCATTGGCCTCCTAAATATGAAACATAAATCAACATTTTTATAAGCACCTATAAAACTGTTAGGCCTTTAGAGAGAATGATAATTATTAGTAAAGATATCAGGGGTCAGGAACATTAGTTTATCATCTGAGAGATAATATTTTACAGAAAAGTGAGATCCATACCTGAAAGAGTTTCTGTTTGTCTGGCACCTTATTGACCAGCTGCCGGCGGACGCTGCTGGAAAACTGCCGCCTGGAAACCTGCTGCAGAGTCTGATGGAAAATACAGTTtggcaaaaatatttaaaatactgaTGCATAACAAATATGAaaaaacctgattttttttttttttttttttttgataaaagaAATATACTTTCAAAATATATAGATTTACAGGAACATATACTGTgaagttaaaaaaataatcttttctgctcaccaaggctgaatttattcaattaaaaatactgtgaatattgtgaaatattgttataatttaaaataatcttttctgtt
The window above is part of the Garra rufa chromosome 13, GarRuf1.0, whole genome shotgun sequence genome. Proteins encoded here:
- the cox7a2b gene encoding cytochrome c oxidase subunit 7A2b; this translates as MFRRFLTLQQVSRRQFSSSVRRQLVNKVPDKQKLFQEANGMPVHLKGGVGDAVLYRATMGLTMLGTACVIYELVKAALPQKKV